The Deltaproteobacteria bacterium genome has a segment encoding these proteins:
- a CDS encoding restriction endonuclease: MTFTEAAVEVLRRTGKPLHYKEIADVALRDNLLSHVGQDPEITMGQRLAAMAKREDDRKVVAVLPEGTFALIEWSVPQEAQVEPVPPPMQPAETGEALYRPREREPRAIHAQARRRLAELQAEHEEGYEEVEAERRRQDQGRKGQRRFPPPAEVVFEALAQRQSGSALAELAADLLRRELLSDALVRDLPSLVAALLEDNRRRTEAGRKPAFIVDGDRVTLVEFPPASALLEEVRAPHGGARPMGAAQLGAEVRRAVVRALRRRVAELDTGAFENLCAALLEKMGMRDVRVAKRSKEGPLYLARQRRGVSDLRVAVKLVRGGREIGRADVQELRKDLAHYSAQMGLVLAPGDAGRDARSEASAAAQAPVALYVGEAFPEEMIACRVGVTVQTVEVPDLDEAFFAGLSRQREERAGRREREDRVHEEPAAAASEAHEISVEATPAAEPAPTEEAQTAPEVVPPEPVVQAAEGEEPREARRRRGREDRPRATNAAEQAWGQPAGTLRFAPPPGPTVVSSTTPLREEASVEERAEERAGDERREEAPADERHEGEAEQTPASDPQKPDPF; the protein is encoded by the coding sequence ATGACGTTCACCGAAGCGGCCGTAGAGGTCCTGCGCCGCACCGGCAAGCCTCTCCACTACAAGGAAATCGCGGATGTCGCCCTGCGCGACAACCTGCTCTCGCACGTGGGCCAGGATCCCGAGATCACCATGGGACAGCGGCTCGCGGCGATGGCGAAGCGCGAGGACGACCGCAAGGTCGTCGCCGTCCTGCCTGAAGGCACGTTCGCGCTGATCGAGTGGTCCGTGCCGCAGGAGGCGCAGGTCGAGCCGGTGCCGCCGCCGATGCAGCCGGCGGAGACTGGCGAGGCGCTCTATCGGCCCCGCGAGCGCGAGCCTCGCGCCATTCACGCCCAAGCGCGGCGCAGGCTCGCCGAGCTGCAGGCGGAGCACGAAGAAGGCTACGAGGAAGTGGAAGCGGAGCGCCGGCGGCAGGATCAGGGCCGCAAGGGACAGCGGCGGTTTCCTCCGCCGGCCGAGGTGGTGTTCGAGGCATTGGCGCAGCGCCAGAGCGGCTCGGCGCTGGCGGAGCTCGCGGCCGACTTGCTGCGCAGGGAGCTGCTCTCCGACGCGCTGGTGCGCGATCTTCCTTCGCTCGTCGCCGCGCTGCTCGAGGACAACCGCCGACGGACCGAGGCGGGGCGCAAGCCCGCGTTCATCGTCGACGGCGACCGCGTGACCCTGGTCGAGTTTCCGCCCGCTTCCGCGCTGCTGGAGGAGGTGCGGGCGCCGCACGGGGGCGCAAGGCCGATGGGGGCGGCGCAGCTCGGCGCGGAAGTTCGCCGCGCCGTGGTTCGCGCGCTGCGGCGCCGGGTCGCGGAGCTGGACACGGGCGCGTTCGAGAACCTCTGCGCGGCGCTGCTGGAGAAGATGGGGATGCGCGACGTGCGGGTCGCCAAGCGCAGCAAGGAAGGACCGCTCTATCTGGCCCGGCAGCGGCGCGGCGTGTCCGACCTGCGCGTGGCGGTGAAGCTCGTGCGCGGCGGAAGGGAGATCGGACGCGCCGACGTGCAGGAGCTGCGCAAGGACCTGGCGCACTACTCCGCGCAGATGGGGCTCGTGCTCGCTCCGGGAGACGCGGGACGCGACGCCCGGAGCGAGGCGAGCGCGGCAGCGCAGGCGCCGGTCGCGCTGTACGTCGGCGAAGCCTTCCCGGAGGAGATGATCGCCTGCCGGGTGGGCGTGACGGTCCAGACCGTCGAGGTGCCGGATCTCGACGAGGCCTTCTTCGCCGGCCTTTCGCGCCAGCGGGAAGAGCGCGCCGGCCGCCGCGAGCGCGAGGACCGGGTCCACGAGGAGCCGGCGGCAGCTGCGTCGGAAGCGCACGAGATCTCGGTGGAAGCGACGCCCGCCGCCGAGCCAGCGCCCACGGAGGAGGCGCAGACTGCTCCCGAGGTTGTCCCGCCGGAACCTGTCGTCCAGGCCGCCGAGGGAGAAGAGCCGCGCGAAGCGCGCCGCCGCCGCGGACGCGAGGATCGCCCGCGCGCGACCAACGCCGCCGAGCAAGCCTGGGGACAGCCTGCGGGCACGCTGCGCTTCGCTCCGCCGCCCGGACCGACTGTGGTCTCATCGACCACACCGCTCCGCGAGGAAGCTTCCGTGGAGGAGCGGGCCGAGGAGCGTGCGGGCGACGAACGCCGCGAGGAGGCGCCGGCGGATGAACGGCACGAGGGCGAGGCGGAGCAGACCCCGGCGTCCGACCCCCAGAAGCCGGACCCTTTTTGA
- the lepB gene encoding signal peptidase I, whose translation MTAVSETRNAAQAKREAELVSAADRGSRAFYASAGYGKLAGILGGTVAIAVVAQHLLRRQDFLLGSLCVFLAVFLLSTIGSATPWGVRSRARNEAKSLRRSAARLLRRNRTKISEPAVAEVESAIAAVDEALEQPHGMPAVQARHALDAQLDKHLSFARKGAVREYTESIGGAILVALLLRAFVFEPFHIPSGSMIPTLLVGDFIFVNKMSYGLRIPFTDPGHVHKLWERPPQRGDVVVFINPQHPDVDYVKRVVGLPGDHIDIRENVLYVNGVEQKRVEAGDYTYKDHSEYTDADIDVVARMYVEDLAGHQHPILLRKDPLFQRSGSFVVEEGRVFMMGDNRDNSADSRVEGGIGQIPFSYIKGRASVIWISFGGRVGIRFDRMFRGVK comes from the coding sequence ATGACGGCGGTATCGGAGACGCGAAACGCAGCCCAGGCGAAGCGGGAGGCGGAGCTGGTCTCCGCCGCTGACCGCGGCTCCCGCGCGTTCTACGCCAGCGCCGGCTACGGCAAGCTGGCCGGGATCCTCGGCGGGACGGTGGCCATCGCGGTGGTTGCCCAGCACCTCCTCCGGCGGCAGGACTTTCTCCTCGGTTCGCTCTGCGTCTTCCTCGCCGTCTTCCTGCTCTCTACCATCGGGTCGGCCACGCCCTGGGGCGTGCGCAGCCGCGCGCGCAACGAGGCAAAGTCGTTGCGCCGCAGCGCCGCCCGCCTCTTGCGGCGCAACCGGACGAAGATCTCCGAGCCTGCCGTTGCCGAGGTGGAGTCGGCCATCGCCGCCGTCGACGAAGCCCTGGAACAGCCGCACGGGATGCCGGCGGTGCAGGCGCGCCACGCGCTCGACGCCCAGCTCGACAAGCACCTTTCGTTCGCGCGCAAGGGTGCGGTGCGCGAGTACACCGAGTCGATCGGCGGCGCCATCCTGGTCGCGTTGCTCCTGCGCGCGTTCGTCTTCGAGCCGTTCCACATCCCCTCCGGCTCGATGATCCCGACGCTGCTCGTCGGCGACTTCATCTTCGTCAACAAGATGAGCTACGGGCTGCGGATCCCCTTCACCGATCCCGGCCACGTCCACAAGCTCTGGGAGCGGCCACCGCAGCGCGGCGACGTGGTGGTGTTCATCAATCCGCAGCACCCGGACGTCGACTACGTGAAGCGCGTGGTCGGCCTGCCCGGCGACCATATCGACATCCGCGAGAACGTCCTCTACGTGAACGGCGTCGAGCAGAAGCGCGTCGAGGCCGGCGACTACACCTACAAGGACCATTCCGAGTACACAGACGCCGACATCGACGTCGTCGCGCGCATGTACGTGGAGGATCTCGCGGGCCACCAGCATCCCATCCTCCTCCGCAAGGACCCGCTGTTCCAGCGCTCGGGCTCGTTCGTGGTGGAGGAAGGCCGCGTCTTCATGATGGGCGACAACCGGGACAACTCCGCCGACAGCCGGGTAGAGGGAGGGATCGGCCAGATCCCCTTCAGCTACATCAAAGGGCGCGCGAGCGTGATCTGGATCTCCTTCGGCGGCAGGGTGGGGATCCGCTTCGACCGGATGTTCCGCGGCGTAAAGTAG
- the lepA gene encoding elongation factor 4, which translates to MPEQNQHLRNFSIIAHIDHGKSTLSDRLLEKTGTVSEREAQDQFLDNMELERERGITIKAQSVRMNWRSRRDGKDYVLNLIDTPGHVDFAYEVSRSLSACEGAVLVVDASQGVEAQTLANVYLALEHDLAVVPVINKIDLPSADVEGTRKEIEEVIGLDASKAVPTSAKEGVGIEELLEEIIHTVPPPAGDPEAPLKALIFDSWYDSYRGVIMLVRIVEGTVRPRQKIIFMSNRREYEVSEVGVFAPKAREKGDLIAGEVGFVVANVKVIQDAKVGDTLTDAQRPTTSALPGFKEIKPMVFSGIFPVDSADYENTRDALEKLRLNDSAFTYEPETSQALGFGFRCGYLGLLHMEIVQERLEREYNLNLITTAPSVVYKVVKKDGSELSVDNPAKLPGEGEIEKLMEPMLLAHIYVPNEYVGPVLQLCQDRRGTQKDIKYIGTKRVQITYEIPLAEVVFDFFDKLKSISRGYASLDYEPRGYQEADLVKLDILINGEPVDALSTIVHRERSYQRGRSICEKLKEEIPRQMYEVAIQAAIGSRVIARETQKALRKNVLAKCYGGDISRKRKLLEKQKEGKKRMKAVGQIEIPQEAFLAVLRVEE; encoded by the coding sequence ATGCCTGAGCAGAACCAGCACCTGCGCAACTTCTCGATCATCGCGCACATCGATCACGGCAAATCGACGCTGTCGGACCGGCTGCTGGAGAAGACCGGGACCGTCAGCGAGCGCGAGGCGCAGGACCAGTTCCTCGACAACATGGAGCTGGAGCGGGAACGGGGAATCACCATCAAGGCGCAGTCCGTGCGGATGAACTGGCGCAGCAGGCGCGACGGCAAGGACTACGTCCTCAACCTGATCGACACTCCCGGCCACGTCGACTTCGCCTACGAGGTCTCCAGAAGCCTCTCTGCTTGCGAAGGCGCCGTGCTGGTCGTCGACGCCTCGCAAGGCGTGGAGGCGCAGACGCTCGCCAACGTCTACCTCGCGCTCGAGCACGACCTCGCGGTCGTTCCGGTGATCAACAAGATCGACCTCCCCAGCGCAGACGTGGAAGGCACGCGCAAGGAGATCGAGGAGGTGATCGGCCTCGACGCCAGCAAGGCGGTTCCCACCAGCGCCAAGGAAGGCGTCGGGATCGAGGAGCTCCTGGAGGAGATCATCCACACCGTGCCGCCGCCAGCCGGCGACCCCGAGGCGCCGCTCAAGGCGTTGATCTTCGACAGCTGGTACGACTCGTACCGCGGGGTGATCATGCTGGTGCGCATCGTCGAAGGCACGGTGCGGCCCCGGCAGAAGATCATCTTCATGTCCAACCGCCGCGAGTACGAGGTGAGCGAGGTCGGGGTGTTCGCGCCCAAGGCGCGGGAAAAGGGCGATCTGATCGCGGGCGAGGTCGGCTTCGTCGTCGCCAACGTGAAGGTCATCCAGGACGCGAAGGTCGGAGACACGCTCACCGACGCGCAGCGGCCGACCACGAGCGCGCTGCCCGGATTCAAGGAGATCAAGCCGATGGTGTTCTCGGGGATTTTCCCCGTTGATTCGGCGGATTACGAGAATACCCGCGACGCGCTGGAGAAGCTGCGCCTCAACGACTCCGCCTTCACCTATGAGCCGGAAACTTCCCAGGCCCTCGGATTCGGATTCCGGTGTGGATACCTCGGGCTCCTGCACATGGAGATCGTCCAGGAGCGCCTGGAGCGTGAGTACAACCTGAATTTGATCACCACCGCGCCGTCCGTGGTCTACAAGGTGGTGAAGAAGGACGGCAGCGAGCTCTCGGTGGACAACCCGGCGAAGCTTCCCGGAGAAGGCGAGATCGAGAAGTTGATGGAACCGATGCTGCTCGCGCACATCTATGTTCCGAACGAGTACGTCGGGCCGGTGCTGCAGCTGTGCCAGGATCGCCGGGGGACGCAGAAGGACATCAAGTACATCGGTACCAAACGCGTGCAGATCACCTACGAGATCCCCCTTGCCGAAGTGGTGTTCGACTTCTTCGACAAGCTGAAGAGCATCTCCCGGGGCTATGCGTCGCTCGACTATGAGCCGCGCGGGTACCAGGAGGCGGATCTGGTGAAGCTGGACATCCTCATCAACGGCGAGCCGGTGGACGCGCTCTCGACCATCGTCCACCGCGAGCGCTCCTACCAGCGCGGCCGTTCCATCTGCGAGAAGCTGAAGGAAGAGATCCCGAGGCAGATGTACGAGGTGGCCATCCAGGCCGCCATCGGCTCCCGGGTGATCGCCCGCGAGACCCAGAAGGCGCTGCGCAAGAACGTCCTCGCCAAGTGCTACGGCGGCGACATCTCGCGCAAGCGCAAGCTCCTCGAGAAGCAGAAGGAAGGCAAGAAGCGCATGAAGGCGGTGGGACAGATCGAGATCCCGCAGGAGGCGTTCCTCGCCGTGCTCCGGGTGGAGGAATGA
- a CDS encoding SDR family oxidoreductase, whose translation MVRKGEVVRSIVLGGAGFIGSHLVDRLLARGDEVVAVDNLLTGRRDSAERHRGQPRFTFLDHDVCEPIPLQGAAATVFNLASPASPLDYARLPLETLDVGSRGTRNALELARRTDATLVHASTSEVYGDPLEHPQREDYFGNVNPVGPRACYDEAKRFAEALITSYARVHGLPVRLARIFNTYGPRMRSDDGRVVPAFVSQALRGEDFTVFGDGTQTRSFCYVDDLVAGLLALLERGDARPVNLGNPHEMTLIELAETTRRVVGKGGRIRSVRPLPENDPKQRRPDITRARTLLGWEPKIGLEEGLKPTVAWFRRELGL comes from the coding sequence CTGGTACGGAAGGGTGAAGTAGTGCGCTCGATCGTGCTGGGAGGGGCGGGGTTCATCGGCAGCCACCTCGTCGATCGCCTCCTCGCGCGCGGCGACGAGGTCGTCGCCGTCGACAACCTGCTCACCGGGCGGCGGGACAGTGCCGAGCGTCACCGCGGACAACCCCGATTCACCTTCCTCGACCACGACGTGTGCGAGCCGATTCCGCTGCAGGGCGCTGCGGCCACCGTCTTCAATCTTGCCTCCCCGGCCTCGCCCCTCGACTACGCGCGCCTGCCGCTGGAGACGCTGGACGTCGGATCGCGCGGCACGCGCAACGCGCTCGAGCTTGCGCGCCGCACGGACGCCACGCTGGTGCACGCCAGCACCTCCGAAGTGTACGGCGACCCCCTCGAGCATCCGCAGCGAGAGGACTACTTCGGGAACGTCAACCCGGTGGGACCGCGCGCCTGCTACGACGAAGCGAAGCGTTTCGCCGAGGCCCTGATCACGTCGTACGCGCGCGTGCACGGGCTGCCCGTGCGGCTTGCGCGCATCTTCAACACCTATGGCCCGCGCATGCGCAGCGACGACGGCCGGGTCGTGCCAGCCTTCGTCAGCCAGGCGCTGCGGGGCGAGGACTTCACCGTCTTCGGCGACGGGACGCAGACCCGCAGCTTCTGCTACGTCGACGATCTGGTGGCGGGACTCCTCGCGCTGCTGGAGCGGGGTGACGCGCGGCCGGTCAACCTCGGCAATCCCCATGAGATGACGCTGATCGAGTTGGCCGAGACGACGCGCAGGGTGGTAGGGAAGGGCGGCCGCATCCGCTCGGTCCGACCGCTCCCCGAGAACGACCCGAAGCAGCGCCGCCCGGACATCACGCGGGCGCGCACGCTGCTCGGCTGGGAGCCGAAGATCGGCCTGGAAGAAGGATTGAAGCCGACGGTCGCCTGGTTCCGCCGCGAGCTCGGTCTATAG
- a CDS encoding cupin domain-containing protein, protein MPSIQPVRVEKPWGYELIWAHTDRYVGKILHIDKGHALSLQYHLRKDETIHVLSGTMKLQTGEEGKELEERVLGPGDSFHVTPLLRHRMVAQTDCDILEASTPELDDVVRLEDWYGRVK, encoded by the coding sequence ATGCCCTCCATCCAACCGGTCCGCGTGGAGAAGCCCTGGGGGTACGAGCTCATCTGGGCGCATACCGATCGCTACGTGGGAAAGATCCTCCACATCGACAAAGGGCACGCGCTCAGCCTGCAGTACCACCTGCGCAAGGACGAGACCATCCACGTGCTCTCCGGGACGATGAAGCTGCAGACCGGCGAAGAGGGCAAGGAGCTGGAGGAGCGGGTCCTCGGGCCGGGAGACTCGTTCCACGTCACTCCGCTCTTGCGGCACCGGATGGTTGCGCAGACGGACTGCGACATCCTCGAGGCCTCCACGCCGGAGCTCGACGACGTCGTCCGCCTCGAGGACTGGTACGGAAGGGTGAAGTAG
- a CDS encoding SPOR domain-containing protein, giving the protein MRDAQRLRQRLDLSLDGRQLVALTVCALLLVSAVFSLGMLIGKRAATSDVGVQISGDLAALDAQARKQTPAALHPPKAAETTVVPAPARVATVVGPPPRAAQVAPVPVTLTPPPNDLGEYTVQIGASQERTEAVRLEGRARSAGLKPYVVEANLGSKGTWYRVRVGAFHDKEAANRFRKDVERELRIAAAVMPAR; this is encoded by the coding sequence ATGCGGGACGCGCAGCGGCTGCGACAGAGACTGGATCTCTCGCTCGACGGGCGCCAGCTCGTGGCGCTGACGGTCTGCGCGCTGTTGCTCGTCTCCGCCGTCTTTTCTCTCGGCATGCTGATCGGGAAGAGGGCGGCCACGAGCGACGTCGGGGTCCAGATCTCCGGCGATCTCGCCGCGCTCGACGCCCAGGCGCGAAAGCAGACGCCGGCGGCGCTGCACCCGCCGAAGGCCGCCGAAACGACCGTCGTTCCCGCCCCGGCACGGGTCGCCACCGTCGTGGGGCCGCCGCCGCGCGCAGCGCAGGTTGCGCCTGTGCCGGTGACGTTGACGCCGCCGCCGAACGACCTCGGCGAGTACACCGTCCAGATCGGCGCCTCGCAGGAGCGCACGGAAGCCGTCCGCCTCGAGGGCCGGGCCCGAAGCGCCGGGCTGAAGCCTTACGTGGTGGAGGCGAACCTCGGGTCGAAGGGCACCTGGTACCGCGTGCGTGTCGGGGCCTTCCACGACAAGGAAGCCGCAAACCGTTTCCGCAAGGACGTCGAGCGCGAGCTGCGCATTGCCGCAGCCGTGATGCCGGCGCGCTGA
- a CDS encoding arginine--tRNA ligase, with translation MVKEQVAALVQAALQKCVKDGLLPPGEYPVQLDAPKQVAHGDFAANSAMALAKQHAQATGAQRPNPRALAQAIVDRLEDPEGLLAGKPEIAGPGFLNLRLAADVWHKALRTVWAERERFGRSDSGGGLRTMVEFVSANPTGPMHVGHGRGAVIGDVVANLLEWAGYEVFREFYINDAGGQAWRLAHAVLARATELRPDVRRVPLDPEDYQGEYVKEIALAWLESEGDPSRPFEEIREPLRRFATAYVLDLMIKPDLALFGIRFHNFFSEKVLHDENRLAAAIRVLDEKGLTAMEVLPPPKGVEIDEEEYVAQPLKVVKTTRFGDDRDRPLFKTGGEPTYFAADVAYHFDKLSRGYRRLIDVWGADHAGYIPRMKAAVAAMGGELEVILFQLVNLMKDGQPYRMSKRAANFVTLRELLETAGADATRVFFLLRRGDMALDFDLGLAQKRDNTNPVFYVQYGHARCAAILRRAKEEKGVEPRWDAGALPALQLPEEIDLIKRILQFPELIAHAAAALEPHKVVFYLQETIAQFHGYYTKYKKTERVISDDARKTSARLFLVWAVKQTLANALAVLGVSAPDRMDAPATDEE, from the coding sequence CCTGCCTCCGGGGGAATATCCCGTCCAGCTCGATGCGCCGAAGCAGGTCGCGCACGGCGACTTCGCCGCCAATTCGGCGATGGCGCTCGCCAAGCAACATGCCCAGGCCACCGGCGCACAGAGACCGAATCCGCGGGCGCTGGCGCAGGCCATCGTGGACCGCCTGGAAGACCCCGAAGGACTGCTCGCCGGAAAGCCCGAGATCGCAGGGCCGGGATTCCTCAACCTCCGGCTCGCAGCCGACGTCTGGCACAAGGCGCTGCGCACCGTCTGGGCGGAGCGCGAACGCTTCGGCCGCAGCGATTCCGGCGGCGGCCTGCGGACGATGGTGGAGTTCGTCAGCGCCAATCCCACCGGACCCATGCACGTCGGCCACGGCCGCGGGGCGGTGATCGGCGACGTCGTCGCCAATCTCCTCGAATGGGCGGGATACGAAGTGTTTCGCGAGTTCTACATCAACGACGCCGGCGGCCAGGCGTGGCGGCTCGCCCACGCGGTCCTCGCGCGCGCCACCGAGCTGCGTCCAGACGTCCGGCGCGTTCCGCTCGATCCAGAGGACTACCAGGGGGAGTACGTCAAGGAGATAGCCTTGGCCTGGCTGGAGTCGGAGGGCGATCCTTCGCGTCCGTTCGAAGAGATCCGTGAGCCGCTGCGCCGGTTCGCCACCGCTTACGTCCTGGATCTCATGATCAAGCCGGACCTCGCGCTCTTCGGGATCCGCTTCCACAACTTCTTCAGCGAGAAAGTCCTGCACGACGAGAATCGCCTCGCCGCCGCCATCCGGGTGCTCGACGAGAAAGGGCTGACGGCCATGGAAGTGCTGCCGCCACCCAAAGGCGTCGAGATCGACGAGGAGGAGTACGTCGCGCAGCCGCTCAAGGTGGTGAAGACCACGCGTTTCGGCGACGACCGCGACCGGCCTCTGTTCAAGACCGGCGGCGAGCCGACTTACTTTGCGGCGGACGTCGCCTACCACTTCGACAAGCTCTCCCGCGGTTACCGCCGGCTGATCGACGTGTGGGGCGCAGACCACGCCGGGTACATTCCCCGGATGAAGGCGGCGGTGGCCGCGATGGGCGGCGAGCTCGAGGTCATCCTCTTCCAGCTCGTCAATCTGATGAAGGACGGCCAGCCGTACCGGATGAGCAAGCGGGCGGCGAACTTCGTCACCCTGCGCGAGCTCCTGGAGACCGCTGGCGCGGATGCCACGCGCGTCTTCTTCCTGCTGCGCCGCGGCGACATGGCGCTCGACTTCGACCTCGGGCTTGCGCAGAAGCGGGACAACACGAATCCCGTCTTCTACGTCCAGTATGGCCACGCGCGATGCGCCGCGATCCTCCGCAGGGCGAAGGAGGAGAAGGGCGTGGAGCCTCGCTGGGACGCGGGCGCCCTGCCGGCGCTGCAGCTTCCGGAAGAGATCGACCTGATCAAGCGCATCCTTCAGTTTCCCGAGCTCATCGCGCACGCAGCAGCCGCGCTCGAGCCGCACAAGGTCGTCTTCTATCTCCAGGAGACGATCGCGCAGTTCCACGGCTATTACACGAAGTACAAGAAGACCGAGCGGGTGATCTCCGACGACGCCCGCAAGACGTCCGCGCGCCTCTTTCTCGTCTGGGCGGTGAAGCAGACGCTGGCCAACGCGCTGGCGGTGCTCGGGGTTTCCGCTCCGGATCGGATGGACGCGCCCGCCACGGACGAAGAGTAG